The genomic segment GTTGAGCATTGGAAACACAGAAATACATTCCACTCACACATACctcaaaaaaaatcattgttgaaGGGTAATGCTAAagtttgccttcctctgaactacAGAAATGTGAAGACAGTTATGGATCGGTCAGAGACAAAAGACCTAAACCAAAAATGTAGTAACTCTCAGTTAAAGAAACACAGCAGTTGAAGCAATTGTTTGTAATATCCTTCGGTAAGGCCAATTTCAGCATGGCAGACCAAATATCCTTCTGCAGAGGAGATGCAGGAATGGTAGCAGTGGCACCAGATATGTTGGCGACATCATCTCATTTAAGTGACCTTCAAGCACAGAAGGCAAAACACATCCTTACCCTTGCAAAATGCTCTGTCTTAAGACTGACACCATGCCTCTGTAAATACTGCAGGAGAAACTGGTTGATGGTTGGCACTGTCAAGTCAAAAGAGAGTACTTTGAGAAGGAGGTGTTCCATTCGCAACAGTTGTTTCTTGGTATAGGTGTCATCTGTTACATACACAAATTCTTCTACTTCTGGTGGATAGATTTCTTCATATTtcctgaggaaagaaagaaaagagtacTGCACTTAACAGCATGTTTTAGTCTATTAAATTAAAACCACCACTTTTTTTGATCCTCCAAGAGTTATTTCCATTGCAATTTTATGACTCAGGAGATCCTACTTTCCACTATTTGCTACTGTACCTTGCAGAATTCTGCCACCAATTAGGAATCTAGCGCACTCTGGATGACACTGGGATCTAAATCATAACTTCAGTATGCAAAATCCACATCTTTCTTTCACTGAGAAGTGAAACTTTACTTTCTGTGATCTGGAGGCACAACAGCCCTTCTGTGTGAATGGGCACTTATACTTTCCAGAGAAACAAATGCAGGAGCTTTTGCAAAAGGACAGTCCTTTGGGAGTTGAGAGAAGGGGTTAAATGGGGGCACTGTGATTTTTATGGCTATTTTCATCCAAGCTGCCATACATTGTTGTCTCCCCATAAGGAAAGTAAGTTGTAACATTTTCAATGAAGGGGCAAAGTTGCTCAAAGAAAGTCCTTATATTTGGAGGGGTGGATTTGCTACTCAAAAAGTTACGCTACTCAAAAGACAACTTATGTGAAAATAAGATTTACCCTTGCTAAGTAACCTGCAAAATTTCCTAGAAAGGGAAGAACTGATGGAAGCGGCTCCATCAGAGAAATGATAGTGCTGAAACTAGACAAAGGCACCTACACTGCTTCCATCCATATCCGAGCATCTCTAGGACTTTCTCACAGGATACAGTGAAAAAGCAAGCAATCATCCCCCCACGTATATTACACAGCATTTTCCCCCTCTGCAAGCCATCACTCCGCTGAGTCTCTGGGGAGAAACACTGAAGCTCAGTAGCTGAcagcagaagagaaaagagacAGAGCACTGGGATGGATGTGAAACTAAATGCGTTTCTAATCTATGCAAAGTCAGACGTTTTCTATTGACTGAGAAAGTACAAGCACACATACATGTACAAAGCACAAATAATGCTCCTTTCGCACTAGAGTATATGGGCAATTTCACCATGGTGCACTCTGGCCTATTTTAGGCTCAGGGAGGGCTTTTTtcgaaatgtaacttttctaaaagtaacttcctgctttttaaaaagccacaggatTTAAAAATAGTAAAGAGGGCAAAAACAGCATAAAATTCCCTCTACTCAAATATGTAAGGGATCTTTTTCgtacatttttaattttgaggTGCTAGCAAGATGGAGTGTTGCAAGGGGTGGGAAGTTACACTGGGGGGAGGCTGCAGTTTGCTTATACAGTACTTGGTGTAGCTACTATTGAGGGTAGATCAACCAACACTGACATATTTCTTCTCTGCTAAACACAGACATTCATTCAAAACAGGCACTTCTTTTATCTCATGATGTAGCCCAATGCAGCTGTCATCTCCCAAGGCTTGTTCATTTACAAAAACATACGTACGAAGCCAGAAGAATTGCTGCTGTTCCTACAAGTTGCAGTTTTCCTCTGAGGACAGACATGCAAGAAAGGAACCGGTCTAAGTAGTTCACAGCAAGGTACAGCGTCTCATTCTGAAGCTTGTATTCTTCGCCAACTTCAGCCAGCCAGTCCACTAGGATGGCACGCATCCCTGAGGTTATGTCAGGCTGCTTTCTCATGTAACACGGCTTGGGCCTGTATTTTACCTATATAGGAAGAATTCAGTCTTAGGATTACTGAAGTAAAATCACCCAATAAATCTCTTGTTAAATCATTTTTGTTCACAGGGTATCACAGAAGATTAGAGATGGCAAACATTGCTTTTCCTAAATACATGCAACTCACAGGATCTCACAGGATCTCACAGCCAATATGGCTACTGCctctgggaattctgggagtttaatcatcatcatcatcatcatcatcatcatcatcatcatcatcatcatcatcatcgcctcTGTACAACAAGCAAGCATTATAAGTCTCCAATCAAACAAAACTTGCCTAAATGATGCTGTTAGCACCCAGGGAGTAGCTGTTTAGCATCTGTAGGGAGTACATACCAAGCAAAGTAACTCAGTATGCGTAACACATGATATGTGAACAGAGGTGTAAGAGCTGCTACAGAAAGAGTGGCCAGCACATCACTATGATACTAGACTAATACAAATGTAAAGATACAGATAGCATGGCCATGACTGACTGTCTGCTAACAGCCAAGGAAACATTTCAGTAAATCAGGCTCGGTAgagtaaaactttaaaaagttcaGTGCTTTCACACACTAGACTCACATAGAAAAAATCATTCTCTGTGTTAAAGGGTAACCGAAGGGAAACTATACTGGTTGAAGGCACTGTGAGAAGAAAGAGCCATGCTAAGCAATTCTTATAAGGCTGTCTTATAGCAGGAAGAACTGAGTTCCTACAGTGCTCATATTACAAGGACATTGCACAGGGGTCAAGCTTACAATGAGACTGTTAGAAGCATCACTCACTTCAGCATCTCTTAAGTAGAGATGTATATCTTCTGCATACTCTACAACATTCATGACATCTACTTTATTATCTTCATTTTGCCACTGTAGAGACTTATCTACCAACATTGGAGACCCTAGAACCAAAAATATGTAGACAGTGTTAAATTTGCAAGAGATTATGATTAAGCAACCATTTCgaattaaaaacacagaactGTGAACTCCaagactagaaaaaaaaatcctttaatgcagtggttcccaagctcgAGTAAttcatatgtttttggactgctcctgcttagaagtcttcaccactcgctgtgctgggtgaggtttctgggagttgccatccaaggacacttgggttacccaaggttgggaaccactcctttAGCGGATGCCTAAACCTTTACTAGAAGTTACAAACAAGGTGAGTGTGTTCAAGTTCTTTGGAACTCTTCCACAACTGAAGAAGAGTTTTGGAAAATGTGAGAACTTCCCTTGTTTGTAACGTTCAACACTCAGTAAAGGAACCACTGTTTCCAGTGGGtccttccattgattcaaggccTCAAGATGTGCATTCTTAATAAACTAATGGCTTCTGCAGGCCTCATCTGggagaagaaattaaaaacaatgacCATATTAGAGCGCCCAATGAATTACCTGTACTGAAATTGAGCAGCAGATGAAGACTAGGATTTACTACACTGGTGTCAACATCACACATGCTGGGCTCCACCTCTTCTACAGGCATGTAACTGTAGATGTTTCTTTCTTCCACACCATCTATGTAAATAGCAAAGTTTTGCTTGGATGACACGCAGCTTGGCAAACTATTCTTGCCAGTTGGAGGAAAGGCATTTTCAGATCCAGAAGGGTGTCTCGTTATGGAAGTTCCctgaaaaagaatatatttttttcaggagAAACAAGACTATGGGCACATTTCAAGCAGGAAAAGCTGCTCACTGACCAGCTAAGAGCACCAGGCCATCATACTACCACTACTCATGATATGAACGGCTTCAGTATGATAATCATTCTTAAATATAATTTTCAAACCTCTGCACGTATGTATTGAACTAAAACTCCTACCATTCTTCATCTCTGGTCTGTGAAGTGGgtttctggaaaaaataaaacttgaCTTAGTCTGTCACTCATTTTTACTTTCTAACACGCATTTTCCTTCAATAACCACACAAAATCACCtgcccttgttgtttagtcattaagttgtgtctgactcatcgtgaccccatggaccagagcatgccaggccctcctgtcttccactgcctcccggagtctggtcAAAACACTGCCCTACTTTGCTGTTTTTAATCCATATCTTTTGCTAACTTTAATGGTTTTGTATGTATTTGctgaattttaatgttttttacaGTGGAGCTGCTTTCTAGGATTTCATGATTTTTTGAAAGTTTGTCAGCCTTCCTGAGCACCATCAGCcaggatacaaatgtaataaacaaaatgTCTTGCATTTGGTAAACAAATAAACTAAAAATGTAACCCACATCAATTTTATGTACACTATGAATATTGGTCTTCAGCTGATACCCTGATCGATCATTGTATGGTCTcttacaattgttgttgttgttttatattcttaatggttgattaaagatatcacctgctcctgcatttgtattatacAGTAGATGTCTGTGTATCTTAGAAATGCAAAGTTGGAAAAAGGACCCTACgaaccatcgagtccagcccctgtcaaggaggcacagtgaggaatcaaactcccaaacagATATGTAGATCACTGGGCTATTCAGTATCCTATATTTAGGCCACCTAACATgactgagggacgtggtggcgctgtgggctaaaccacagaagcctgtgctgcagggtcagaagaccaagcagtcgtaagatcgaatccacgtgacggaatgagcgcccgtcgcttgttccagctcccgccaacctagcggttcgaaagcatgcaaatgcaagtagataaatagggaccacctcagtgggaagttccgtgtctaagtcgcactggccatgtgaccacggaagattgttttcggacaaaacgctggctccatggcttggaaacggggatgagcaccgccccctagagtcgaacacgactggacaaaaattgttaaggggaacctttacctttacctaacatgaCTGACTGCACTACAATAACCAAGACAGCTATGGGAAACCATAGACATATATGGTCTGGAAATAATAgagcatcagaaaaaaaattgtgccctGTATCTGTGCCCCAGGCCATGCTTGTGGGGTTCACAGGAgttgttagcaaaaaaaaaaaccaacaacaacaactggacatccaaaagattttttttaccttgttCTACAGATTTCTCCTAGAATTAGACTTtagaaatttaaatatatttcaaatgtaGAATTGTTAGCATCCATATATCCTACAAAGTAGATAGTGAAAGACAACAGAACCAAAAGACCATGAAATGTCTGAGAAATGTTGTGACATTTGCAAACAAAATGCTTGTACATTTTTGTAATCTATATACAAATGTCACAGGCTTTTGCCTTTGTTCTTTGTCCCATTCCTCACAGTTCTTGATGTGTCTTTGCATGAATGCTGTGTTGTCTTATACATCTGTTGAAGACACAGTCAGCTAACAGCAATCCAAAGGCAGGGTAGGTGACACCTCTattaaaacactaaaaaaaatcacaaacactaACTGTCATCTGGGCACCAGCGAAGAGCAGCATCATTTGTACATGTAAGGTTCATTGAATACTAAAAGATTATGGTTCATTCCCAACTACTCAAAAACCAATGGATGAACCTGAAGTTAGGAATATAGATTGATCCCACATATGTGTGATGCGCCACAAGTCAGGACTGACTTACAGTAACCTCAAtagctttccaggtaagtgagatacttataCCACAGTATGGAATGCATTGCCAGCGGGGGCGTGCCAGACCTTCTCTCCTAGCATTTACAAAATCAATTACTGTAAAACCCAGCTCTTCTGAGAATCATTTCTGTAGACTCTCCTCTCATGATTGTCtacatgttatttatttttattttgcttttttattgctgtcacttctgggggaagggggggttgggttatttcttttcaattttatttGTCTGATCAGgggttgggtttttaaaatgatttttatctGCTCAAGCTACGCAGAATAGCAGTATGCCATTAGATAGGCAGGGTgaacttttaataaaataaaagtggtTTCATGAGTTCCATAGCCTGCCACAAGTGAGTTTCCGTGACTTGAGTGGAATTAAATCCACGTCTCCCAAGTTCATCATTCTtcctactacaccacactgagtatcagATTGCTACTAGATGATGTGACAATTTTGACTGTAATTTGATTTtgatttaattcaatttaaattaaattaattgtaaatgttttgttttctttttattatgtCTGTTTACAGTATTGTTGaattattgatttgtttgttATATGTTTTTACTGCTCTTCCCTGTACACTGCCCAAAGggaccattggtcagatgggtactttaaaagtttaataaataaaaaatgtaaaaagctgTTTATTACTTCAACTCTTCCTCCTAGCCCAGTAGCAACCATACAATGCAGTAACACTGAGCAAATGCTGCATTTTTATGTCACACTGAAGCTGTGGAGAAAGATGTCAAGGTCTCTCTTGCTTTCCAGCTTCTTTGTTTCTCAGAAAGTGAAGCTAAAAGACAGAACTCTTTAGCAGGAGTTGACCCTTGGCAGTTACACACATAGCCACTGGCCCTTTACTGCACAGCTCACGGCATAAGCAAAATCTTGCAACATTTTGAATTATAGCAAGTATAAGAATTATGTCAGCAATACAGAGAATGGCTGAAACACAAGTCAACACCTTATGGTTTGTCAGTTGGTCAATAAATAAGCTGACTGCAACTCAGACCATACAATAAAAGGTatgctgtaatttatttatttattatttattgcacttCTGTGCCTTTTCTTTCATAGTAGTGGAGCTCAAAGTGGCTCAGAGATCATTAAAAGAGTCAAACACAATGtacaaataacaatttaaaattattccGTATAAAAATATTGTGCTGGGTCAATAGCTCTCAGAGTTAGATAcctggctgtgtagccagagtttgggagttcgattcctcactgtgcctcctgcaagtacagccagcctgcgtgaccttgggcaagctgcacagtcccgggatgcCACCAgacttctgagtacactctacctaggaaaccctggagagactcgccataagttggaattcagcctgacggcacacaattattattattaaaatataaaaatcaccatataaaaaaaattaaggaatagAATTCCttaatttaaagcatttaaaaacacaatcaaaaGGATACACTGCCAACTTGCTTTgttaaaattagattttaaacACTAAAAGCCTgttggaagaaaaatgttttctgttctcttaaaaagagagagaatttcatAGGGGAGGGCCTCCCATAAACTGTGGGCAACCACTAAGAAGACTGGTGGAGATCCACATTCTCAAAACCCCCATCTTCATTTTCATAAGCTTAGCCACATCATGCAGGGTAGAGTATATTGAAAGAAGACTGGCTCAGGTAGTACTAAGTACTGTACACCCCCAGCGATCTGAGAAGGCTCATCTCCCATGCATCTTACCAGGACGCGGGGTCTCAGGCATTGCCCGTTGTCAAACAGCTCTCCCAGAACAGCCCTCTGGCGGGGGTTTTGATGGGCATGCGGCTCAGCTGCAACTGCCAGGGCATCCCAAGGCCCAGCTTGCTCCTTCTCATCGCTCTTGTTGCTGCGCTGCATTTCCTCCGGGTCAGCAGCTGATGctggagaagagaaagcagcacACATTATTTCTTGTAATAGACTCCccattctcttctcccccccccccccaaggataaTGTGTTGTCTACAAGTGTCTCTACCCTAACATTTCACATGAAAGCTTTCCTGGAAGTTGCTGTTTGAAC from the Pogona vitticeps strain Pit_001003342236 chromosome 3, PviZW2.1, whole genome shotgun sequence genome contains:
- the CCNA1 gene encoding cyclin-A1 isoform X3 — encoded protein: MGTSITRHPSGSENAFPPTGKNSLPSCVSSKQNFAIYIDGVEERNIYSYMPVEEVEPSMCDVDTSVVNPSLHLLLNFSTGSPMLVDKSLQWQNEDNKVDVMNVVEYAEDIHLYLRDAEVKYRPKPCYMRKQPDITSGMRAILVDWLAEVGEEYKLQNETLYLAVNYLDRFLSCMSVLRGKLQLVGTAAILLASKYEEIYPPEVEEFVYVTDDTYTKKQLLRMEHLLLKVLSFDLTVPTINQFLLQYLQRHGVSLKTEHFARFSSQYVAELSLLEADPFLKYLPSQTAAAAYCLANYTVNRHFWPETLATFTGYSLSEIVPCLSDLHKACLDAPHRQQQAIREKYKLTKYMQVSLLEPPSILPLQ
- the CCNA1 gene encoding cyclin-A1 isoform X1, with the protein product MQRSNKSDEKEQAGPWDALAVAAEPHAHQNPRQRAVLGELFDNGQCLRPRVLGTSITRHPSGSENAFPPTGKNSLPSCVSSKQNFAIYIDGVEERNIYSYMPVEEVEPSMCDVDTSVVNPSLHLLLNFSTGSPMLVDKSLQWQNEDNKVDVMNVVEYAEDIHLYLRDAEVKYRPKPCYMRKQPDITSGMRAILVDWLAEVGEEYKLQNETLYLAVNYLDRFLSCMSVLRGKLQLVGTAAILLASKYEEIYPPEVEEFVYVTDDTYTKKQLLRMEHLLLKVLSFDLTVPTINQFLLQYLQRHGVSLKTEHFARFSSQYVAELSLLEADPFLKYLPSQTAAAAYCLANYTVNRHFWPETLATFTGYSLSEIVPCLSDLHKACLDAPHRQQQAIREKYKLTKYMQVSLLEPPSILPLQ
- the CCNA1 gene encoding cyclin-A1 isoform X2; translated protein: MQRSNKSDEKEQAGPWDALAVAAEPHAHQNPRQRAVLGELFDNGQCLRPRVLGTSITRHPSGSENAFPPTGKNSLPSCVSSKQNFAIYIDGVEERNIYSYMPVEEVEPSMCDVDTSVVNPSLHLLLNFSTGSPMLVDKSLQWQNEDNKVDVMNVVEYAEDIHLYLRDAEVKYRPKPCYMRKQPDITSGMRAILVDWLAEVGEEYKLQNETLYLAVNYLDRFLSCMSVLRGKLQLVGTAAILLASKYEEIYPPEVEEFVYVTDDTYTKKQLLRMEHLLLKVLSFDLTVPTINQFLLQYLQRHGVSLKTEHFARYVAELSLLEADPFLKYLPSQTAAAAYCLANYTVNRHFWPETLATFTGYSLSEIVPCLSDLHKACLDAPHRQQQAIREKYKLTKYMQVSLLEPPSILPLQ